A genomic stretch from Acidimicrobiales bacterium includes:
- a CDS encoding sulfatase-like hydrolase/transferase, producing the protein MTNAPIPLTGDVTRPEDRLVRRPNVLFVICDQLRADHLGFAGNRVVQTPNIDALAARGTVFDRAYVNNPVCMPNRSTLMTGRMPSAHRVVFNDRSLPINATTFVGRLRDEGWRTTLIGKSHLQHGESKDSVLDLGIPGAWSPFADGWDTLEHPERYLDGEPPEITDFYGFDRAEFTVGHGLFSAGHDFRWAVERGADPDILRAGLDPAAPSPGRSPLWWQIQAAPIPDEASSTSFVTERTIDAIEQAEAAGEPWMVWCSFPDPHHPMAPPEPWFSRHHPDEIDLPATFDDPGDDWPAHLRRFRGFSVDNDGRRPWVLPFGPTPEILRAATAATYGMIEAIDHGVGRILATIDRLGADDDTIIVFTSDHGDMGGDHGLLLKGSMHFEGCIRTPLVIVDPRRPAGRTASLAASVDVPSTLLDLCGVDPFHGMQGTSLAPVLADPSASVRDAVLIEDDFPLNPIVGTFPLRTRTVVTATHRYTRDSDGFEMLYDLDVDPGELTNLAVDRRDPAARREALEAIVDEMTRADDLTRLEPVGMMPPQG; encoded by the coding sequence ATGACGAACGCACCGATCCCGTTGACGGGTGACGTGACCCGTCCCGAGGACCGGCTCGTCCGCCGGCCGAACGTGCTGTTCGTGATCTGCGACCAGCTCCGGGCCGATCACCTCGGCTTCGCCGGCAACCGAGTGGTGCAGACCCCGAACATCGACGCCCTCGCCGCTCGCGGCACGGTGTTCGATCGGGCCTACGTCAACAACCCGGTGTGCATGCCGAACCGCTCGACGCTGATGACCGGGCGCATGCCGTCGGCCCACCGGGTGGTGTTCAACGACCGGTCGTTGCCGATCAACGCGACGACCTTCGTCGGCCGCCTGCGCGACGAGGGGTGGCGCACGACCCTGATCGGCAAGTCGCACCTCCAACACGGCGAGAGCAAGGACTCGGTGCTCGACCTCGGCATCCCGGGTGCGTGGTCGCCCTTCGCCGACGGCTGGGACACGCTCGAACACCCCGAGCGGTACCTCGACGGTGAGCCGCCCGAGATCACCGACTTCTACGGTTTCGACCGCGCCGAGTTCACGGTCGGCCATGGCCTCTTCTCCGCGGGGCACGACTTCCGATGGGCCGTCGAGCGCGGCGCCGACCCGGACATCCTGCGAGCGGGGCTCGACCCGGCGGCCCCGTCGCCCGGACGGTCACCGCTGTGGTGGCAGATCCAGGCGGCGCCGATCCCCGACGAGGCGTCGTCCACGTCGTTCGTCACCGAGCGCACGATCGACGCGATCGAGCAGGCGGAGGCGGCCGGCGAACCATGGATGGTCTGGTGCTCGTTTCCCGACCCACACCATCCGATGGCACCACCCGAACCGTGGTTCTCCCGCCATCACCCCGACGAGATCGACCTGCCGGCCACGTTCGACGATCCCGGCGACGACTGGCCCGCCCACCTGCGGCGGTTCCGCGGGTTCTCGGTCGACAACGACGGGCGTCGCCCCTGGGTGTTGCCCTTCGGACCGACGCCCGAGATCCTGCGGGCAGCCACCGCCGCGACCTACGGCATGATCGAGGCGATCGACCACGGCGTCGGCCGGATCCTTGCCACCATCGACCGGCTCGGCGCCGACGACGACACGATCATCGTGTTCACGAGCGATCACGGTGACATGGGCGGCGACCACGGCCTCCTGCTGAAGGGCTCGATGCACTTCGAGGGCTGCATCCGCACGCCGCTCGTCATCGTCGACCCGCGTCGGCCCGCCGGGCGCACCGCGAGCCTCGCCGCCAGCGTCGATGTGCCCTCCACGCTGCTCGATCTCTGCGGCGTCGACCCCTTCCACGGAATGCAGGGCACCTCGCTCGCCCCTGTGCTCGCCGACCCGTCGGCCAGCGTGCGGGACGCCGTCCTGATCGAAGATGACTTCCCGCTCAACCCGATCGTCGGGACCTTCCCGCTCCGGACGCGCACCGTCGTCACTGCCACACACCGCTACACGCGCGATTCCGACGGGTTCGAGATGCTCTACGACCTCGACGTCGACCCCGGCGAGCTCACCAATCTCGCGGTCGACCGCCGGGATCCGGCGGCGCGCCGCGAGGCCCTCGAGGCGATCGTCGACGAAATGACGCGGGCCGACGATCTCACCCGTCTCGAGCCCGTCGGGATGATGCCTCCGCAGGGTTGA
- a CDS encoding FAD-dependent monooxygenase, which translates to MADTETTVDVDVDVLIVGAGPVGMLGGILASRHGLTALVVERRDGPQTAPAAHVVNARTYEICRQAGLDMERIHAAGKDRADAGHVNFVTRLTGDLIGRLPFERQGDACLDYTPTPLRNLSQHRFEPILADELRAAPGTELRYGHRWEHSEEGDEVVLSEVTDLSSGAALRVRSRFVVGCDGAGSRVRKQLGIELQGPPLLQCYVMIHFGANLRALTAERPAVLHFVLDPTASGVFVAHDVESDWVFMHAIDPASESVDDYDDERCRDIVDRAAGAALDGEILGVGTWWMSSQTAESMGAGRVFLAGDAAHRFPPTGGLGLNSGVQDVHGLMWRIAAVVDGRASTRLLDSYADERLPVARDNAHQSLTNASKLFELSAALGTDVEPTSERMHASLADPVLADRIAAAVELQREHFDLLGLQLGYVYAEGAVVPDGTLPDPGSPSEYEPTARPGARLPHAWLDRVGGTSTLDLVPVDRPILVSFGRHEQWAAALDGAPVLLVRVGIDTPPLDEWRTRCEVGVDGALLVRPDQHVAWRAEGVGEASALGRALEVIAGRVTEDRDDERTDPVDG; encoded by the coding sequence ATGGCCGACACCGAAACGACCGTTGATGTCGACGTCGACGTCCTGATCGTGGGGGCCGGGCCGGTGGGGATGCTCGGCGGCATCCTCGCGTCCCGCCACGGGCTCACGGCGCTCGTGGTCGAGCGCCGTGACGGTCCGCAGACGGCGCCGGCGGCGCACGTCGTCAACGCTCGGACCTACGAGATCTGTCGCCAGGCCGGGCTCGACATGGAGCGGATCCATGCCGCCGGCAAGGACCGCGCCGACGCCGGCCACGTGAACTTCGTGACCCGCCTCACCGGCGACCTGATCGGCCGGCTGCCGTTCGAACGACAGGGCGACGCGTGTCTCGACTACACACCCACGCCGTTGCGCAACCTGTCGCAGCACCGGTTCGAGCCGATCCTCGCCGATGAGCTGCGGGCCGCGCCCGGCACAGAGCTCCGGTACGGCCACCGGTGGGAGCACTCCGAGGAGGGCGACGAGGTGGTCCTCTCGGAGGTGACCGACCTGTCGAGCGGTGCGGCGCTCCGTGTCCGCAGTCGGTTCGTCGTCGGATGTGACGGGGCGGGCAGTCGGGTCCGAAAGCAGCTCGGGATCGAGCTGCAGGGGCCTCCGCTCCTGCAGTGCTACGTGATGATCCACTTCGGCGCGAACCTGCGGGCCCTGACCGCCGAGCGGCCCGCCGTGCTCCACTTCGTGCTCGATCCGACGGCGAGTGGCGTGTTCGTCGCGCACGACGTCGAGTCCGACTGGGTGTTCATGCACGCGATCGACCCGGCCTCGGAATCGGTCGACGACTACGACGACGAGCGCTGCCGTGACATCGTCGACCGGGCGGCCGGGGCGGCGCTCGACGGTGAGATCCTCGGGGTCGGCACCTGGTGGATGAGCTCGCAGACGGCCGAGTCGATGGGTGCGGGCCGGGTGTTCCTGGCCGGTGACGCCGCGCACCGCTTCCCGCCGACCGGCGGGCTCGGCCTCAACTCGGGCGTGCAGGACGTCCACGGTCTGATGTGGCGGATCGCCGCGGTCGTCGACGGACGCGCGTCGACCCGCCTGCTCGACAGCTACGCCGACGAGCGTCTCCCCGTCGCCCGCGACAACGCCCACCAGTCGCTCACCAACGCGTCCAAGCTGTTCGAGCTGTCGGCGGCTCTCGGCACCGACGTCGAGCCCACCAGCGAGCGGATGCACGCGTCGCTCGCCGATCCGGTGCTCGCCGACCGGATCGCCGCCGCCGTGGAGCTCCAGCGCGAGCACTTCGACCTGTTGGGCCTGCAGCTCGGCTACGTCTACGCCGAGGGCGCCGTCGTTCCCGACGGCACCCTGCCCGACCCGGGCTCGCCCAGCGAGTACGAGCCCACGGCCCGCCCGGGCGCCCGGCTGCCCCATGCCTGGCTCGACCGGGTCGGTGGCACTTCCACGCTCGACCTGGTTCCGGTCGATCGGCCGATCCTCGTCTCCTTCGGTCGCCACGAGCAGTGGGCGGCAGCGCTCGACGGGGCGCCGGTCCTGCTCGTGCGGGTGGGCATCGACACGCCACCGCTCGACGAGTGGCGAACGCGATGCGAGGTCGGCGTCGACGGCGCGCTCCTCGTCCGACCCGATCAACACGTCGCCTGGCGAGCGGAGGGTGTCGGCGAAGCGAGTGCACTCGGCCGAGCGCTCGAAGTGATCGCCGGTCGGGTCACCGAGGACCGCGATGACGAACGCACCGATCCCGTTGACGGGTGA